In Bacteroidota bacterium, the following proteins share a genomic window:
- a CDS encoding efflux RND transporter periplasmic adaptor subunit — MDYLKFLLLSVYPLFLLSGCNKKEYISPENKNITESAYASGIIKSKNQYQVFSKTNGILEKAFVKEGARIKIGDPLFQMDNKNSKVATRNALLASATADFAINSDRLKDALNSVQMAMKKLSNDSLLFARQKILWNSNIGTRNELEQKELNFENSKVALTRAKVTYEDLQRQLKLASGQSKNNYEIAKLLEKDLIIRSDLDGVVYQINKEQGELASSLSPLAVVGADDFIIELNIDELDIVKIKPGQQVIVRMDSYKSQIFEATITSIYPMMNERTRTFIAEAVFTKRPIELYPNLTLEANIVIHTKQNVLTIPRSYLVNDSTVMLQNGKMQQVELGLMDYNLVEIKKGLTAHSKIALPEK; from the coding sequence ATGGACTATTTAAAATTCCTCTTGCTTTCTGTTTATCCTTTATTCTTGCTATCCGGCTGTAATAAGAAAGAATACATCTCTCCTGAAAACAAAAACATCACCGAAAGCGCCTACGCATCTGGCATTATAAAAAGCAAAAACCAATACCAGGTTTTCAGCAAAACAAATGGCATACTGGAAAAAGCATTCGTTAAAGAAGGGGCGCGCATTAAAATAGGCGATCCACTTTTTCAAATGGATAATAAAAACTCAAAAGTAGCCACTCGAAATGCACTTCTGGCTTCTGCCACCGCCGACTTTGCTATTAATTCTGATCGGTTAAAAGATGCTCTAAATTCGGTTCAAATGGCTATGAAAAAGTTGAGCAATGATTCTCTATTATTCGCAAGACAGAAGATCCTTTGGAATAGCAACATTGGCACTAGGAATGAACTAGAGCAGAAAGAGTTAAACTTTGAAAATTCTAAAGTAGCGCTGACTCGAGCAAAAGTAACCTATGAAGATTTGCAGCGCCAGCTAAAACTGGCCTCCGGACAAAGCAAAAATAATTATGAAATTGCCAAACTGCTTGAGAAAGATTTGATTATCCGAAGCGATTTAGATGGGGTAGTATATCAAATCAATAAGGAGCAAGGCGAACTGGCATCAAGCCTTTCACCCCTAGCGGTAGTTGGTGCTGATGATTTTATTATTGAGCTAAATATTGATGAATTAGATATTGTAAAAATAAAGCCCGGTCAACAGGTTATTGTGCGAATGGACAGCTATAAATCGCAAATTTTTGAAGCTACAATTACCTCCATCTATCCCATGATGAATGAACGGACCCGGACATTTATTGCAGAGGCTGTATTTACGAAAAGACCTATTGAGCTTTATCCAAATCTTACACTGGAAGCCAACATCGTGATTCATACAAAACAAAATGTATTAACCATTCCAAGGAGCTACTTGGTCAATGATTCTACTGTAATGCTCCAAAATGGGAAGATGCAACAAGTAGAATTGGGCCTAATGGATTATAACTTGGTAGAAATAAAAAAGGGGCTCACCGCTCATTCCAAAATAGCGTTGCCCGAAAAATGA
- a CDS encoding ABC transporter permease, which translates to MRIKHITEIAGALLFSRWKQTLVAAIGVTFSITLFIALLGFMEGLNQLLDSLVLNRTPHIRLYNDIRPSKLQPIEIAEQYKNYHHFISSVKPANARKKIYNAEQIFDRLYADPRVLGVAPKVTVQAFYNLGKIDLNGVINGVDVEQEAKLFSFNDYVTGGNYYDLKNISNSIILGKGAADKMLAKVGDIIIVTTTGGEQFPLKVVGFFQSGIAELDKVQSYASLATTQKLLGETGNYVSDIQIKLKDLNQAPEVAREYEKLFNIDAEDIQTANAQFETGSNVRSIISYAVGITLLIVSGFGIYNILNMMIYEKMDSIAILKATGFAGDDVKTIFIVVALSIGISGALGGVVFGFLLSLLIDAVPFKTASLPTITTYPIDYGLQYYSIAVAFAIITTFFAGWFPAQKASKVDPVIIIRGK; encoded by the coding sequence ATGAGAATCAAGCACATCACCGAAATTGCCGGGGCACTTTTGTTTTCTCGTTGGAAACAAACATTAGTAGCCGCTATTGGAGTAACTTTCAGTATCACCTTGTTTATAGCGCTGCTTGGTTTTATGGAAGGCTTAAATCAATTATTAGATAGCTTGGTTTTAAACCGGACCCCTCACATAAGGCTATACAATGACATCCGGCCTTCAAAACTTCAGCCTATTGAGATAGCAGAGCAATACAAAAATTATCACCACTTTATCAGTTCCGTAAAGCCTGCCAACGCACGAAAGAAAATTTACAACGCAGAACAGATTTTCGACAGGCTATACGCTGACCCGCGTGTACTCGGAGTGGCACCAAAAGTAACGGTTCAAGCTTTTTACAATCTCGGGAAAATAGATCTAAATGGGGTTATTAACGGCGTAGATGTAGAACAGGAGGCCAAACTTTTCTCGTTTAATGATTACGTCACTGGTGGAAATTATTATGATCTGAAAAATATTTCAAATAGTATTATCCTAGGGAAAGGTGCTGCCGATAAAATGCTGGCTAAGGTCGGTGATATTATTATCGTAACCACCACGGGAGGCGAACAGTTTCCACTAAAAGTAGTGGGCTTTTTTCAATCGGGCATTGCTGAACTTGACAAAGTACAAAGCTATGCCAGTTTGGCAACCACACAGAAACTCTTGGGCGAAACAGGTAATTATGTCAGCGATATCCAGATAAAATTAAAAGACCTTAATCAGGCCCCCGAGGTAGCTCGTGAATATGAAAAGCTATTCAACATTGACGCAGAGGATATACAAACTGCCAATGCCCAGTTTGAAACCGGAAGCAATGTCCGTTCGATTATCTCCTATGCTGTAGGCATCACTCTGTTGATTGTTTCAGGCTTTGGAATTTACAATATCCTGAACATGATGATCTATGAAAAAATGGACTCCATTGCTATTCTAAAAGCCACTGGCTTTGCAGGAGACGATGTCAAAACAATTTTCATCGTTGTGGCATTGAGTATCGGAATCTCTGGTGCTCTAGGCGGAGTTGTTTTTGGCTTTTTGCTCTCCCTGCTTATTGATGCCGTCCCGTTTAAAACCGCTTCGCTTCCTACTATTACTACCTATCCAATTGATTATGGATTGCAATACTATTCTATCGCTGTAGCATTTGCCATCATCACCACTTTTTTTGCCGGTTGGTTTCCTGCTCAAAAAGCAAGCAAAGTGGATCCTGTTATTATCATTAGAGGCAAATGA
- a CDS encoding ABC transporter ATP-binding protein, with amino-acid sequence MKNHNALEARSIFKTFNDPVKIDVLKDITFNIGCGEFVSVIGKSGCGKSTLLYILSTMDTDYTGQLFIDGESMHNKKEKELAAIRNEKIGFVFQFHYLLNEFTVLKNVMLPGFKPDKLSEEELENNALTLLNKLGIGNLAHKMAYQLSGGEKQRVAIARAMINNPIIIMCDEPTGNLDNKNTDMVLEIFKDLAKTHLRTLLVVTHDMNFAESTERIIEMDDGRIINQ; translated from the coding sequence ATGAAAAATCATAACGCACTGGAGGCGCGATCCATCTTCAAGACATTTAACGATCCTGTAAAAATTGATGTTCTAAAGGATATAACATTCAATATAGGCTGTGGAGAATTTGTATCCGTGATCGGCAAATCGGGTTGCGGGAAATCAACCTTGCTTTATATTCTTTCTACCATGGACACGGATTACACCGGTCAGCTATTCATTGATGGTGAAAGTATGCACAACAAAAAAGAGAAAGAGCTAGCAGCTATACGCAATGAAAAGATCGGTTTTGTTTTTCAGTTTCATTATTTGCTCAACGAATTTACCGTATTGAAAAACGTCATGCTGCCCGGCTTTAAACCGGATAAGTTATCAGAAGAGGAATTGGAAAACAACGCGCTCACACTGTTAAATAAGTTGGGAATTGGGAATCTGGCTCATAAGATGGCTTACCAATTGTCGGGAGGCGAAAAACAACGAGTAGCCATTGCCCGGGCAATGATCAATAACCCAATCATTATCATGTGTGATGAGCCTACCGGAAATCTGGATAATAAGAATACGGACATGGTGCTCGAAATATTTAAAGACCTAGCCAAGACTCATCTAAGAACATTATTGGTTGTAACTCATGATATGAATTTTGCTGAGAGTACCGAGCGCATCATAGAAATGGACGATGGGCGCATAATAAACCAGTAG
- a CDS encoding methylmalonyl-CoA mutase family protein: MNLKHKVRIVTAASLFDGHDAAINIMRRIMQAKGAEVIHLGHNRSAQEIVECAIQEDAQGIAVTSYQGGHTEFFKYMYDLLQEQGCGHIKIFGGGGGTILPEEIKDLHQYGIARIYTPDDGRKMGLEGMIEDVISQCDFDTRIKLNGELKQLKSKNWKIIGKAITTVENDEDEGKKLIAKIEKDKGVIPVLGITGTGGAGKSSVTDEIVRRFLRHFKDKTIAVISVDPSKKKTGGALLGDRIRMNSISNPRAYMRSLATRESDRALSVHVQEAIDICKAAHFDFIILESAGVGQSDASILDYCDVSMYVMTPEYGAASQLEKINMIDYADLIAINKFDKAGALDSLADVRKAYKRSHQLFQAKDEELPIVGTIASQFNDAGVNHLFEMLTNKVKEKTGQEFHVKHTSAKNTATKSQIIPPARVRYLAEIAENNEAYDQWVDEQCAIASKLYQLYGVSVELKDNSEVKKLITHYEKGFHAFCKDLIDNWKELKKRYSGETFAFEVREKVLQLPFVHKSLSGTNIRKVYLPRYHDWGDILRWQLQENVPGEFPYTAGVFPLKREGEDPTRMFAGEGGPERTNKRFHYVSLGQPAIRLSTAFDSVTLYGQDPDHRPDIYGKVGNSGVSIATVDDAKKLYSGFDLCNPKTSVSMTINGPAPMILAFFMNAAIDQECEKYIKEHGLEKEVQKKLKDIFKDQKAGAPVYNGSLPQGNNGLGLTLLGTSGDRVLPKEVYEKLKTKALQSVRGTVQADILKEDQAQNTCIFSTEFALKMMGDVQQYFIDQKVRNFYSVSISGYHIAEAGANPISQLAFTLSNGFTYVEYYLSRGMKIDDFAPNLSFFFSNGMDPEYSVIGRVARRIWAKAMKNKYKANERAQKLKYHIQTSGRSLHAQEIDFNDIRTTLQALYAIYDNCNSLHTNAYDEAITTPTEESVRRAMAIQLIINRELGTAKNENPNQGSFLIEELTDLVEEAVLTEFKRLTERGGVLGAMERMYQRNKIQEESLYYEHQKHTGEYPIVGVNTFLSKTGSPTILPQEVIRSTSEEKEFQINALNAFKKRSTATSSEALKKLQQVATDNGNLFEELMETVKYCTLGEITHALYEVGGQYRRSM, from the coding sequence ATGAATCTGAAACATAAAGTTAGAATAGTCACTGCTGCATCTCTGTTCGATGGCCACGATGCGGCTATCAATATCATGCGTCGAATCATGCAAGCCAAAGGAGCCGAAGTGATCCACTTGGGTCATAACCGGAGCGCTCAGGAAATTGTGGAGTGCGCTATACAGGAAGACGCTCAAGGTATTGCCGTTACCTCCTATCAGGGAGGGCATACGGAATTCTTCAAATACATGTATGATTTGTTGCAGGAGCAAGGGTGCGGTCATATCAAGATATTTGGTGGAGGAGGTGGTACCATTCTTCCGGAAGAAATTAAGGACTTGCATCAATACGGTATCGCCCGAATCTATACACCGGATGATGGAAGAAAAATGGGTCTGGAAGGAATGATCGAAGATGTGATCAGTCAATGCGATTTTGATACGCGGATCAAATTGAATGGGGAACTGAAACAGTTGAAAAGCAAAAACTGGAAGATTATTGGCAAGGCCATCACCACCGTTGAAAATGATGAAGACGAAGGCAAAAAACTGATCGCCAAGATAGAAAAGGACAAGGGTGTTATTCCGGTGTTGGGAATTACCGGAACCGGTGGCGCGGGAAAATCATCGGTAACCGATGAGATTGTGCGCAGATTTCTCCGTCACTTTAAAGACAAGACTATCGCGGTGATTTCGGTGGATCCATCCAAAAAGAAAACCGGTGGGGCTTTGTTGGGCGATAGAATACGGATGAATTCTATCTCTAATCCGCGCGCTTATATGCGTTCACTGGCAACGAGAGAGAGTGACCGGGCGTTGAGTGTGCATGTGCAAGAGGCCATTGACATCTGTAAGGCTGCGCATTTCGATTTTATCATTCTTGAAAGTGCCGGAGTAGGTCAGAGCGATGCTTCCATCTTGGACTATTGCGATGTTTCTATGTATGTCATGACACCGGAATATGGAGCTGCTTCTCAATTGGAAAAGATCAACATGATTGATTATGCCGACCTGATTGCCATCAACAAATTTGATAAAGCCGGAGCACTGGATTCTTTGGCAGATGTTCGCAAAGCTTATAAACGAAGCCATCAGCTTTTTCAAGCCAAGGATGAAGAACTGCCGATTGTGGGAACCATTGCCTCTCAGTTTAACGATGCCGGAGTGAATCATCTTTTTGAAATGCTGACCAACAAGGTGAAAGAGAAAACAGGTCAAGAGTTTCACGTAAAACATACTTCTGCTAAAAATACCGCTACCAAATCTCAGATCATTCCACCGGCTCGCGTGCGCTATCTGGCGGAGATTGCAGAAAACAATGAAGCCTATGACCAGTGGGTGGACGAGCAATGTGCCATTGCCAGCAAGCTATATCAGTTATATGGCGTGAGCGTGGAACTGAAAGATAATTCGGAAGTCAAAAAATTGATTACTCATTATGAAAAAGGGTTTCACGCTTTCTGTAAAGACCTGATTGATAACTGGAAGGAACTGAAAAAGAGGTACTCCGGTGAAACATTTGCCTTTGAGGTGCGCGAAAAAGTATTGCAGCTTCCCTTTGTTCACAAGAGCCTTTCGGGAACGAACATCCGCAAGGTATATCTACCTAGATACCATGATTGGGGTGATATTTTGCGCTGGCAGTTGCAGGAAAATGTTCCGGGCGAGTTTCCATACACAGCCGGAGTATTTCCGCTGAAACGCGAAGGCGAAGACCCTACCCGTATGTTTGCCGGTGAGGGTGGGCCGGAACGAACGAACAAGCGTTTTCACTATGTTTCATTGGGGCAGCCAGCCATTCGATTATCTACTGCTTTTGATTCCGTTACGCTTTACGGTCAAGACCCGGATCATCGCCCTGATATTTATGGAAAGGTGGGCAACAGCGGTGTAAGCATTGCTACGGTGGATGATGCGAAGAAATTATATAGTGGCTTTGATCTTTGTAATCCTAAAACCTCGGTGAGTATGACTATCAACGGTCCTGCGCCGATGATTCTTGCTTTTTTCATGAATGCCGCTATTGATCAGGAATGTGAAAAATATATTAAAGAGCACGGCCTGGAAAAAGAAGTTCAGAAAAAACTGAAAGATATATTCAAAGATCAAAAAGCCGGAGCACCGGTTTATAACGGTAGCCTTCCTCAGGGAAACAACGGGCTGGGTTTGACTTTGCTGGGAACCAGTGGCGACAGGGTGTTGCCCAAAGAGGTGTATGAAAAACTGAAAACCAAAGCTTTGCAGTCTGTCCGCGGAACCGTGCAAGCAGATATTCTGAAAGAAGATCAGGCGCAGAACACTTGTATCTTCTCCACTGAATTTGCTTTGAAGATGATGGGGGATGTACAGCAATATTTCATAGACCAAAAAGTGCGCAATTTCTATTCGGTTTCTATTTCCGGGTATCATATTGCCGAGGCAGGTGCCAATCCAATTTCTCAGTTGGCGTTCACACTATCTAACGGCTTTACGTATGTGGAATATTACCTCAGCCGCGGTATGAAGATTGACGACTTTGCTCCTAACCTTTCTTTCTTTTTCAGCAATGGAATGGACCCGGAATATTCGGTGATTGGCAGGGTGGCAAGGCGCATTTGGGCCAAGGCCATGAAGAATAAATATAAAGCCAACGAACGCGCGCAGAAATTAAAATATCATATCCAGACCTCCGGCAGAAGTTTGCACGCGCAGGAAATTGATTTCAATGATATCAGAACAACGCTGCAAGCGCTCTATGCCATTTATGATAACTGCAATTCGCTTCACACCAATGCTTATGATGAAGCCATTACTACCCCTACGGAAGAAAGTGTACGCCGCGCTATGGCGATTCAATTGATTATCAATCGCGAATTGGGTACTGCAAAAAATGAAAATCCAAATCAAGGTTCTTTCTTGATCGAAGAATTAACGGACTTGGTAGAAGAGGCAGTACTCACAGAATTCAAGCGCCTCACAGAACGAGGCGGTGTATTGGGTGCTATGGAAAGAATGTATCAGCGCAATAAAATACAGGAAGAGTCGCTTTACTATGAACATCAAAAGCACACCGGTGAATATCCGATTGTCGGTGTAAACACGTTTCTCAGCAAGACCGGTTCGCCAACTATCCTTCCTCAGGAAGTGATTCGTTCTACATCGGAAGAAAAAGAGTTTCAAATCAACGCACTGAATGCGTTTAAAAAGCGTAGCACCGCTACTTCATCTGAAGCACTAAAAAAACTACAGCAAGTAGCTACAGATAATGGAAACCTGTTTGAAGAATTGATGGAAACCGTCAAGTATTGTACTCTTGGAGAAATCACCCATGCCCTGTATGAAGTGGGCGGACAGTATAGAAGGAGTATGTAG
- a CDS encoding DUF255 domain-containing protein, which produces MKNWLIIFFVAVVPLVSTGQIDFVDNNWAKARETAKEQNKYLFVDAYTDWCGWCKVMDKKTFSQDSVAQFMNQHFVSLKLEMEHDYGVKIAMKYRVASFPSYLVFSPDGRLVYTMAGYMEAASFMGKLKEALNPEKQKSYPE; this is translated from the coding sequence ATGAAAAATTGGCTTATAATCTTCTTCGTTGCGGTTGTGCCGCTTGTTTCTACCGGACAAATAGATTTCGTTGATAACAATTGGGCAAAGGCGAGGGAGACTGCTAAAGAACAGAACAAATACCTGTTTGTAGATGCCTACACCGACTGGTGCGGGTGGTGTAAGGTGATGGATAAAAAAACATTCAGTCAGGATTCTGTAGCCCAGTTTATGAACCAGCATTTTGTCTCATTGAAATTAGAGATGGAACATGATTATGGCGTCAAAATAGCCATGAAATATCGGGTGGCTTCCTTTCCCAGCTATCTTGTTTTCAGCCCTGATGGGAGGTTGGTCTATACAATGGCCGGATATATGGAAGCCGCTTCATTCATGGGAAAGTTAAAAGAAGCATTGAATCCTGAAAAGCAGAAATCATATCCGGAATAA
- a CDS encoding fibronectin type III domain-containing protein codes for MKKNKNKKGGSAKRTVCQHIAVFIVSFIVKLGFHLLTVPQKITLARRVVEFMTGNPNFAVPSPTLADITTAIDALELAQQALPGGPAATEIRDLREAELDILMSDLQIYVEGEAKGDPEIALSSGMDIRDSKSPIGILNSPETLVAKQAAAEGSVKLKWKAVKKSSGYRIEATTNPAQGWPMVYQSEKASIQIYDLTPGTKYYFRVATLSHAGYEGYSPVATLRLSLPQD; via the coding sequence ATGAAAAAGAACAAAAACAAAAAGGGCGGGAGCGCAAAGCGTACCGTCTGCCAGCACATTGCTGTATTTATCGTATCCTTTATTGTCAAACTGGGCTTTCACCTGTTGACCGTGCCACAAAAAATCACTCTGGCTCGCCGGGTGGTGGAATTCATGACTGGTAATCCCAACTTTGCGGTACCCTCTCCCACCTTGGCTGATATCACCACAGCTATAGATGCACTCGAGTTGGCACAGCAGGCTCTTCCAGGAGGGCCAGCAGCTACCGAAATCCGCGACCTCCGCGAAGCAGAGTTGGACATATTGATGTCCGATCTACAGATTTACGTAGAGGGTGAAGCAAAAGGAGATCCGGAAATTGCACTCAGCTCCGGTATGGATATTCGGGATTCTAAAAGTCCAATTGGCATTCTTAATTCTCCTGAAACTCTGGTTGCCAAGCAAGCCGCAGCGGAGGGCTCTGTGAAGTTGAAATGGAAAGCGGTGAAGAAATCATCCGGTTATCGAATTGAGGCCACTACAAATCCTGCACAGGGTTGGCCAATGGTATATCAATCTGAAAAGGCTTCAATTCAGATTTATGATTTAACACCCGGCACCAAGTATTATTTCCGCGTGGCGACCCTTAGCCATGCAGGATATGAGGGCTACAGTCCGGTGGCAACGCTCCGGCTCAGTTTACCTCAAGACTAA
- a CDS encoding T9SS type A sorting domain-containing protein encodes MEVDTGGTMVRQWLDPNDSTYGAYGLTETKDGGFIYAAQKKVYEFFPFIYSTATVVKMNSSFNKEWTYRGGGATEYTGQFGWILRLDSNGCEVENCLVGVDEVVKPEINGIKVYPNPASTEITVDYSLFDWIQQEEISLVLMNSLGQSIYQASVPQYSWLQRIDISSYPVGLYVCYIKRNVTIIATSKFAKQ; translated from the coding sequence TTGGAAGTGGATACCGGTGGCACGATGGTAAGGCAATGGCTTGACCCAAACGACAGCACTTATGGAGCTTATGGTTTAACCGAAACGAAAGATGGAGGCTTTATTTATGCTGCACAGAAGAAGGTTTATGAATTTTTTCCCTTCATATATAGTACAGCTACTGTTGTTAAAATGAATAGTTCCTTTAACAAAGAATGGACATATAGGGGGGGGGGGGCTACGGAATATACCGGTCAATTTGGTTGGATATTGAGATTGGATAGTAATGGGTGTGAGGTGGAGAATTGTTTGGTAGGGGTAGATGAGGTAGTTAAGCCTGAAATTAATGGGATAAAAGTTTATCCAAATCCAGCCTCAACTGAAATAACAGTTGATTACAGTCTTTTTGATTGGATCCAACAAGAGGAGATTAGTCTGGTATTGATGAATAGCTTAGGTCAAAGCATTTATCAAGCAAGCGTGCCTCAATATAGCTGGTTACAAAGAATAGATATTTCTTCATATCCCGTTGGGCTTTATGTGTGCTATATAAAGCGCAACGTTACCATTATTGCGACGAGCAAGTTTGCAAAGCAGTAG
- a CDS encoding T9SS type A sorting domain-containing protein: MRKTSESVKEKVGPIPILKIYPNPAKDFVTIEYAGFENDDIVQILDIYGRIINTKKTTTEETKVEINTSMLSSGLYIVRVIGNNSMKDKGRFNIMK; encoded by the coding sequence ATCAGAAAAACATCGGAATCGGTAAAAGAAAAAGTCGGGCCTATACCTATACTAAAGATTTATCCTAACCCCGCTAAAGATTTTGTAACTATCGAGTATGCTGGATTTGAAAACGACGACATAGTTCAGATTCTGGATATTTATGGCAGGATAATTAACACGAAAAAGACCACAACAGAGGAAACAAAAGTTGAGATAAACACATCTATGCTCAGCAGTGGACTATACATAGTAAGGGTGATTGGTAATAATAGCATGAAAGACAAAGGCCGGTTTAACATTATGAAATGA
- the raiA gene encoding ribosome-associated translation inhibitor RaiA, producing MEYTESITGIKINVQAVDITIDDDVKDTIRKSITRLSRFYDRIEWADIYLEDKAEKKTQQKQVSIRLGIPGNDPFASEYGDNFHALLTDVESKLRRQLEKL from the coding sequence ATGGAATATACAGAAAGTATCACAGGAATAAAGATTAATGTTCAAGCAGTAGATATTACAATAGACGATGATGTAAAGGACACGATACGTAAAAGTATCACACGCCTTAGTCGCTTTTATGATAGAATTGAATGGGCAGATATATACCTAGAGGACAAAGCTGAAAAGAAAACTCAACAAAAACAAGTCAGTATACGTTTAGGTATTCCAGGTAATGACCCCTTCGCTTCAGAGTATGGAGATAATTTCCACGCACTTTTGACCGATGTAGAGAGCAAATTGCGAAGACAATTAGAAAAATTATAA
- a CDS encoding DNA starvation/stationary phase protection protein, producing the protein MTNFIGLDKEKSNVLSEKLNELLADYSIFYQNIRGYHWNITGDKFFELHGKFQEMYEDLFVKIDEVAERIKTLGHTPNHQFSIYQKLAKVKESTEVSDGVKDVKDTLESLKIIITLQREILDLSADANDEGTNALMSDYISAQEKLVWMYTAYIKQ; encoded by the coding sequence ATGACAAATTTTATTGGACTGGATAAAGAAAAATCCAACGTATTATCAGAAAAATTAAATGAGCTATTAGCAGACTATTCCATCTTTTATCAAAACATAAGAGGGTATCACTGGAATATTACTGGAGATAAGTTCTTTGAACTTCACGGTAAATTTCAAGAAATGTACGAAGATTTATTCGTAAAGATAGATGAAGTCGCGGAGCGAATTAAGACCCTTGGTCATACACCAAACCATCAGTTTTCTATTTATCAAAAGCTAGCGAAGGTAAAAGAAAGTACAGAAGTGTCAGACGGAGTTAAAGATGTGAAAGACACATTGGAGTCTCTTAAAATTATCATTACACTTCAACGAGAAATTCTAGATTTATCGGCAGACGCAAACGATGAAGGAACAAATGCCCTGATGAGTGATTATATCAGTGCACAAGAAAAACTAGTATGGATGTATACGGCATATATAAAACAATAA
- a CDS encoding phosphoribosylpyrophosphate synthetase → MGKYSSLSEAINDLAKKGYTYNFNMKEEFIECPENECQLQPEEFEIDEKHRFQEMSDVDNESILYAISSTDGKIKGLLVNAYGIYADYASFKLVQKLNRPERKI, encoded by the coding sequence ATGGGAAAATACTCAAGCTTATCCGAAGCCATCAACGATCTTGCAAAAAAAGGCTATACTTATAACTTTAATATGAAAGAAGAGTTTATAGAATGTCCAGAAAACGAATGCCAATTGCAACCCGAAGAATTTGAGATTGATGAAAAACACCGTTTTCAAGAAATGTCAGACGTTGATAATGAAAGCATTTTATATGCTATTTCCTCAACAGATGGTAAGATAAAAGGTCTTTTGGTAAACGCTTATGGTATCTATGCAGATTATGCATCTTTTAAGTTGGTTCAAAAACTGAACAGACCTGAGAGAAAGATTTAA